Proteins co-encoded in one Euwallacea fornicatus isolate EFF26 chromosome 34, ASM4011564v1, whole genome shotgun sequence genomic window:
- the LOC136348633 gene encoding quinone oxidoreductase-like protein 2, with protein sequence MNKVISRTLLKLLPNELKRPLNRSARYASTFKAAVITEYSKPLEIQDRKPAKLKSGQVRVQISYCSVNSVDNQKFKQSGGDLPFIPGYELSGEVLEVGSDVKSDQVTVGEKVVGLSLENFGGLAEQCVLDAEDVFRIPADVSTKDAAVIAYGHTVALYTFSKLSTLKEKDQVVISAGPAGLGLAAVDVAANIYKALVIGVVDTEERGELVRERGAFTTVHFSPKLLKEILKKTDNKGVKFVYDAAGEPMMNIIGGCASIGGKTFYASPFFHKTIPAPIPHTFSTIVSLKSLRSQNKHLYKTLVNDTLELANENLIGAHISAEFSLNKINDALQFIEDRKCTGKILIKVEE encoded by the exons ATGAACAAAGTCATAAGTCGAACATTACTAAAACTGCTACCAAATGAGCTAAAAAGACCCCTAAATAGAAGCGCAAGATATGCCAGCACGTTTAAAGCTGCGGTGATCACTGAATACTCAAAACCCTTAGAAATTCAAGACCGAAAACCAGCTAAATTAAAGTCCGGCCAAGTCAGGGTGCAAATTAGTTATTGTAGTGTAAATTCAGTAGATAATCAGAAGTTTAAACAAAGCGGAGGAGATCTGCCTTTTATTCCTGGCTATGAGCTTTCAGGAGAAGTTTTAGAAGTTGGGAGTGATGTTAAGAGTGACCAGGTTACTGTAGGAGAAAAAGTGGTTGGACTCAGTTTAGAGAATTTTGGTGGATTGGCAGAACAGTGCGTG TTAGATGCTGAAGATGTGTTTAGAATACCAGCAGATGTCAGCACCAAGGATGCAGCAGTAATTGCTTATGGCCATACAGTAGCTctgtataccttttctaaatTGTCAACTCTTAAGGAGAAAGATCAAGTTGTGATTTCAGCTGGCCCAGCAGGATTGGGCTTAGCAGCTGTGGATGTTGCAGCTAACATTTACAAAGCACTG GTAATTGGCGTAGTTGACACTGAAGAACGAGGTGAATTAGTGAGAGAAAGAGGCGCGTTCACAACCGTTCATTTTTCTCCCAAATTATTGAAAGAAATCTTAAAGAAGACTGACAATAAAGGTGTCAAGTTTGTGTATGATGCTGCAGGTGAACCTATGATGAATATTATTGGTGGATG tGCTTCCATTGGAGGAAAAACCTTCTACGCGTCTCCGTTCTTCCACAAAACAATACCAGCACCTATACCACATACTTTCTCTACTATTGTCAGCCTGAAATCTTTGAGATcacaaaacaaacatttatatAAAACATTAGTTAATGATACTTTAGAATTGGcaaatgagaatttaattGGCGCTCATATTAGTGCTGAATTTAGTTTGAATAAAATCAATGATGCTTTACAGTTTATTGAAGATAGGAAATGTACTggtaaaatattaatcaaaGTTGAGGAATGA
- the LOC136348716 gene encoding inhibitor of growth protein 1, whose amino-acid sequence MLNHEEALYSATYVENYLDCVENFPNELQRLISRMRELDVYYLARVREVQNQQKNIKDCTNAVQKVRLFKKMQQALIAAQELGDEKMNLLQIILDKIEIKTRGLDQDFCNLDFGKDEPVQSDIKEPQVPVTAAVTSNTSSTTNNTDRPLKRARRGARSEKESNTPMETHQMEPSTPEHSLRSQMPAISATGASASQKKGSAGKKKKRKARQIQTPKEDSPLPDEQAIDPDEPTYCLCDQISFGEMIMCDNDLCPIEWFHFSCVTLTTKPKGKWYCPKCRGDRPNVMKPKAQFLRELEKYNKEKEEKT is encoded by the exons atgttgaacCATGAGGAGGCATTGTATTCTGCCACTTAtgtggaaaattatttagattgTGTTGAGAACTTTCCCAATGAGCTGCAGCGTCTGATTTCAAGAATGAGGGAACTGGATGTCTACTATTTAG CTCGTGTTAGGGAAGTTCAgaaccaacaaaaaaatatcaaagattGTACAAATGCAGTTCAAAAGGTGCGTttattcaagaagatgcaacaaGCACTCATTGCAGCCCAAGAACTGGGAGATGAAAAGATGAACCTACTTCAAATTATACTTGATAAAATCGAAATCAAAACAAGGGGGTTAGATCaagatttttgtaatttgg ATTTTGGAAAGGACGAACCAGTTCAGTCCGACATAAAGGAACCACAAGTTCCAGTAACTGCTGCTGTGACTAGTAACACTTCGTCTACCACTAATAATACTGATCGACCCTTAAAGAGGGCTCGCAGGGGAGCACGCAGTGAAAAGGAATCAAACACACCCATGGAGACACACCAGATGGAACCCTCAACTCCTGAGCATTCTTTGAGAAGTCAAATGCCAGCCATCAGTGCAACAGGTGCAAGTGCTAGTCAAAAGAAAGGTAGTGCGG GCAAGAAAAAGAAACGCAAAGCCCGCCAAATCCAAACACCCAAGGAAGATTCTCCCCTTCCTGATGAACAAGCCATTGATCCAGATGAACCGACATATTGCTTATGTGACCAAATATCTTTCGGTGAAATGATTATGTGCGACAATGACTTGTGTCCGATTGAGTGGTTTCATTTCTCTTGTGTCACGCTAACCACTAAACCCAAGGGTAAATGGTACTGTCCAAAGTGTAGAGGGGACCGGCCGAATGTTATGAAGCCTAAGGCACAGTTTTTGAGGGAGTTGGAAAAGTACAATAAGGAAAAGGAAGAGAAAACATAG